The Cloeon dipterum chromosome X, ieCloDipt1.1, whole genome shotgun sequence genome includes a window with the following:
- the LOC135946012 gene encoding ATP-dependent DNA helicase DDX11, with protein sequence MDSERSEFPFPFTPYTIQSEFMKSLYSALESGSLAIMESPTGTGKSMSLICGAVAWLKDFEARELERLESLSSLQSEESSSSADGDWFNAQSKLIEKKQEADAAKKALKDIREQLHEISLYQSKLKKAKEYAEIRHRAKTISTNPEVDVSDLELLLLDGDVPLHEEKEDEREEKSRLPKIFYCSRTHSQLAQFVSEIKKSPYAKDLRVITLGSRQNYCVNEDVLSLKSNNLINEKCLQLRQNKPPSGPTPGKKQKREHCPFGCNASGLESLHMTAMTEVLDVEDLVKLGKKEGACPYYSAKASVDDAQVVVAPYNILLLKESREAYGIDLKGNVVIIDEAHNLLETESSIHSVEVSFTQVKCAQSQLTQYLEKYKSKLSPANLLKVRQLLQVLGRLLSVIGDKSKGEAELAFTMDEFLDKSELIDFNLMELVSFAERSRLAQKLNGFTIRFNPTLEFSSTAATSAPAPTTGLQGFLSKLNQSKASPAILEAVAAKPTILESGVGINPILQVLGLLKKLTCRTESGRVVSRQGSIKFLLLNPGSMFADVIGEARAVVLAGGTMKPTWDVRHELFNDSDRIVEHSFGHVVPAENILPMVLSSAPSPCTFDFSFECRSNRDMIKALGRTLSNISAIVPNGMVVFFPSNKYLDQVFKVWKEEGLDKSIEKQKKLFKEPDASSQVERVLKEYAFYCKPSAETAAFRNGAILLSVVGGRLSEGINFSDELGRCVVVVGLPYPNSKSAELQAKMEYQRTKFKSVSLGKDPGSEYYNNLCMKAVNQCIGRAIRHRNDYAAMILLDRRYEAQHVKSALPGWIENNLTICKNFGSAFSALRKFFGEKKSKSG encoded by the exons ATGGATTCAGAAAGATCAGAGTTCCCTTTCCCGTTCACACCCTATACTATTCAGTCTGAATTCATGAAAAGTTTGTATTCTGCGCTAGAAAGCGGATCTCTCGCCATCATGGAGAGTCCAACTGGAACA GGGAAGTCAATGAGTCTCATCTGCGGAGCTGTCGCTTGGCTGAAAGATTTTGAAGCTAGAGAACTAGAACGTTTGGAATCTTTGTCGAGTTTGCAGTCGGAAGAAAGTTCAAGTAGTGCCGATGGCGACTGGTTCAACGCTCAATCAAAGTTGATAGAGAAGAAGCAAGAGGCTGATGCTGCGAAAAAGGCTTTGAAAGACATCAGGGAGCAGCTACATGAAATTAGCCTGTACCAGAGCAAGCTGAAAAAAGCCAAG GAATATGCTGAAATCAGGCATCgagcaaaaacaatttcaacaaACCCTGAAGTTGATGTGTCGGACTTGGAATTGCTTCTTCTTGACGGGGACGTTCCTTTGcatgaagaaaaagaagatgAGCGTGAAGAAAAATCCCGCTTACCCAAA attttttactGCAGCAGGACGCATTCTCAGCTGGCTCAGTTtgtttctgaaattaaaaagagtccGTACGCAAAAGACCTGCGAGTGATCACCCTGGGCTCAAGACAAAATTACTGCGTCAATGAGGATGTGCTCAGTCTAAAGAGCAACAATTTGATAAATGAAAA GTGCTTACAACTGCGGCAGAATAAACCACCTTCTGGTCCCACGCcaggaaaaaagcaaaagcgagAGCATTGTCCATTTGGGTGCAACGCCAGCGGGCTTGAATCTCTTCACATGACTGCTATGACAGAGGTGCTTGACGTTGAAGATCTGGTGAAACT GGGCAAGAAAGAGGGAGCTTGCCCTTACTACAGTGCAAAAGCAAGTGTGGATGACGCGCAAGTGGTCGTTGCCCCGTACAACATTCTCCTTCTGAAAGAATCTCGAGAGGCATATGGCATTGATCTCAAAGGAAATGTGGTTATCATTGACGAGGCTCACAATTTGCTGGAAACGGAAAGCAGCATTCACTCTGTGGAAGTTTCCTTCACTCAG gTAAAATGTGCCCAATCTCAGCTTACTCAGTACCTTGAGAAATACAAAAGCAAGCTGAGTCCTGCCAATTTGCTCAAGGTTCGGCAGCTTCTGCAAGTTCTGGGCCGTCTCCTCTCTGTGATAG GTGACAAATCCAAGGGGGAAGCTGAGTTGGCTTTCACAATGGAtgaatttttggataaatCAGAActgattgatttcaatttgatgGAACTTGTGAGCTTTGCTGAAAGGTCAAGACTGGCTCAAAAg CTCAACGGATTCACTATTCGCTTCAATCCAACGCTAGAGTTTTCCAGCACAGCTGCTACAAGTGCCCCAGCACCCACAACTGGCTTGCAGGGTTTCCTGAGCAAACTGAACCAAAGCAAAG CTTCTCCAGCAATTTTGGAAGCGGTGGCAGCTAAACCAACAATATTGGAGAGCGGAGTGGGCATCAACCCAATCCTTCAAGTACTTGGTTTATTGAAGAAGTTGACGTGTCGGACTGAGTCAGGCCGCGTCGTCAGCCGACAAGGCTCTATCAAGTTCCTGCTGCTCAACCCAGGCAGCATGTTTGCAGACGTGATTGGTGAGGCTCGCGCTGTCGTGTTGGCTGGAGGAACCATGAAGCCCACCTGGGACGTGCGGCATGAACTTTTCAACGACTCTGACAGAATTGTTGAGCACTCGTTCGGCCACGTCGTTCCAGCAGAGAATATCCTACCAATGGTGCTCAGCAGTGCTCCCAGCCCGTGCACTTTCGACTTCTCCTTCGAGTGTAGATCCAATCGTGACATg ATAAAAGCGTTGGGCCGCACGTTGTCGAATATCTCCGCAATTGTGCCGAATGGAATGGTTGTGTTTTTCCCTTCAAATAAATACCTGGACCAGGTGTTCAAAGTTTGGAAGGAGGAGGGCCTTGACAAGTCGATTGAGAAGCAAAAGAAG CTTTTTAAAGAGCCAGATGCGAGCTCACAGGTTGAGCGAGTGTTGAAAGAGTACGCGTTTTACTGCAAGCCATCGGCAGAAACAGCAGCGTTTAGGAATGGTGCCATCCTTCTCTCGGTTGTTG GTGGTCGACTAAGTGAAGGCATCAATTTCTCTGATGAGCTTGGCCGTTGTGTGGTAGTAGTTGGTTTACCTTATCCAAACAGCAAGTCAGCAGAGCTTCAAGCCAAAATGGAGTACCAGAGGACCAAATTCAAATCG GTGTCTTTAGGCAAAGATCCTGGCTCTGAATATTACAACAACTTGTGCATGAAAGCGGTTAATCAGTGCATTGGAAGGGCCATTCGACACCGCAATGACTACGCAGCCATGATTCTACTCGATAGGAGATATGAGGCGCAGCATGTCAAATCTGCTCTGCCCGGCTGGATTGAAAACAACCTGACCATTTGTAAAAACTTTGGCTCAGCATTCAGCGCACTGAGAAAG ttctTTGGTgagaagaaaagcaaaagTGGTTAA
- the LOC135946014 gene encoding myb/SANT-like DNA-binding domain-containing protein 4 has translation MLNTQLSISRGHQQQPGAASNGGRGVPFRRQRKSNFSSAEVEILVREVAARRDVLFGGRGRTSMSNLSKSSDKMSKWNEIAAAVNGADCGEKRTVREVRKKWENVVSSFRRKIRHPNLLTSLIGTGRCPADEALACANAYCGLQPPPTPANLIIHQQHQQHEEEEDEIYETDPDELFLQPEVQIREGADAVPVDFSDGKGAGRVEDDCLLLPKVEASVEDEQPKDESLDMREIQMQKLQVMRELLEVEYKRLKVERKRFKLERMRFEFETRRMGAWNQD, from the exons ATGCTGAACACCCAACTGTCGATTAGCAGAGGccatcagcagcagccggGGGCGGCGAGCAATGGCGGGCGCGGCGTGCCGTTCCGCAGACAACGCAAGTCCAACTTCAGCAGCGCCGAGGTGGAGATCCTAGTGCGCGAGGTGGCTGCTCGGCGGGACGTGCTCTTCGGCGGCAGGGGCCGCACGTCCATGAGCAACCTGTCCAAGAGCTCGGACAAGATGTCCAAGTGGAACGAAATCGCGGCCGCCGTCAACGGGGCCGACTGCGGCGAGAAGCGCACAGTGCGCGAGGTACGCAAGAAGTGGGAAAACGTGGTCAGTTCATTCCGCAGGAAGATCAGACACCCCAACCTGTTGACATCGCTGATCGGAACTGGACGCTGCCCAGCCGACGAGGCCCTCGCCTGCGCTAACGCCTACTGCGGCCTCCAACCCCCACCGACGCCCGCCAACCTTATCATCCATCAGCAGCACCAGCAACATGAGGAGGAAGAG gACGAAATCTACGAGACCGACCCTGACGAGTTGTTCCTCCAACCAGAGGTGCAGATCAGAGAGGGCGCCGACGCCGTTCCCGTCGACTTCAGCGACGGAAAAGGAGCCGGAAGAGTGGAGGATGACTGCCTTCTCCTGCCTAAGGTGGAGGCCAGTGTGGAGGACGAGCAGCCCAAGGACGAGAGTCTAGACATGCGCGAGATCCAGATGCAGAAGCTGCAAGTGATGCGCGAGCTGCTCGAGGTGGAGTACAAGAGACTGAAAGTGGAGCGAAAGAGATTCAAGTTGGAGAGGATGCGATTTGAGTTCGAGACTCGCAGGATGGGCGCCTGGAACCAAGACTAA
- the LOC135946013 gene encoding THUMP domain-containing protein 2-like isoform X1, producing the protein MTDHDTLTQPQEGDFVSLYCTLGRGMDPFVKAELLQVEQIKILKAIEGKIFFETPTSSANIRPTTAERVLVLIYHNKQQIEPNTPAPLAFTQLQKMLTNGVPWERSVRYWRLLKDEESEEKVLARLNVKVSGGKRKIFKPERLAGSLSKCLRLSVQSLEFVARGAQVSIDVHVSDAFVTVGMALTSGTLQFGLRSTTASAMAMCLTLSHDNLRFFERPLSTGEVILDPMCGKGSIPNAKCLLRTVKIGVDNDPAQLAVAKVSNNTLLLLADATKLPLRRDLVDHILCDLPFGLKYSKDGFRTLIPDVMSEIVRVLKPGRRAILLFARSERQFLKECAENCGLKLMRTFEIMLGVLEAEIFVFLKNNELT; encoded by the exons ATGACTGACCACGATACACTGACACAGCCACAGGA gGGTGACTTTGTCAGCCTCTACTGCACGCTGGGACGAGGAATGGACCCCTTTGTCAAGGCAGAGCTCTTACAAGtggagcaaattaaaattttgaaagcgatcgaggggaaaatatttttcgaaacgCCGACCAGCAGTGCGAATATTCGGCCGACAACCGCAGAAAGGGTGCTTGTGCTCATTTATCACAACAAACAGCAAATCGAGCCAAACACGCCAGCCCCTCTTGCCTTTacacaattgcaaaaaatgctaaCAAACGGA GTTCCCTGGGAGAGAAGCGTAAGATACTGGAGGCTTCTTAAGGACGAGGAGTCGGAAGAAAAAGTGTTAGCCAGACTGAACGTAAAAGTCAGCGgcggcaaaagaaaaatttttaaaccagaaAGACTGGCAGGCAGCCTGAGCAAGTGTCTGCGGCTGAGCGTGCAATCCCTGGAGTTTGTCGCGAGGGGCGCTCAAGTGAGCATCGACGTGCACGTTTCAGACGCTTTTGTGACTGTCGGAATGGCCTTAACTAGCGGGACACTGCAGTTTGGACTCAGGAGCACCACGGCCAGTGCGATGGCCATGTGTCTCACCCTCAGTCATGACAACCTCAG GTTCTTTGAACGACCACTGAGCACCGGAGAAGTTATTTTAGACCCGATGTGCGGAAAGGGAAGCATACCAAACGCAAAGTGCCTCTTAAGGACTGTGAAAATCGGAGTTGACAACGATCCAGCGCAGCTTGCAGTGGCCAAGGTTTCTAATAATACTTTACTTCTGCTCGCTGACGCGACTAAATTGCCTTTGAGGCGTGATTTGGTGGACCACATACTGTGCGATTTGCCCTTTGGCTTGAAATACAGCAAAGACGGCTTTAGAACCCTCATCCCCGACGTTATGAGTGAGATTGTGCGCGTTTTGAAGCCTGGTCGTCGAGCCATTTTGCTCTTTGCAAGAAGCgagagacaatttttaaaggaatgtGCCGAAAATTGCGGACTCAAGTTGATGAGGACGTTTGAGATAATGCTTGGTGTGTTGGAAGcagaaatatttgtatttttaaagaacaatGAACTGACCTGA
- the LOC135946013 gene encoding THUMP domain-containing protein 2-like isoform X2 — MTDHDTLTQPQEGDFVSLYCTLGRGMDPFVKAELLQVEQIKILKAIEGKIFFETPTSSANIRPTTAERVPWERSVRYWRLLKDEESEEKVLARLNVKVSGGKRKIFKPERLAGSLSKCLRLSVQSLEFVARGAQVSIDVHVSDAFVTVGMALTSGTLQFGLRSTTASAMAMCLTLSHDNLRFFERPLSTGEVILDPMCGKGSIPNAKCLLRTVKIGVDNDPAQLAVAKVSNNTLLLLADATKLPLRRDLVDHILCDLPFGLKYSKDGFRTLIPDVMSEIVRVLKPGRRAILLFARSERQFLKECAENCGLKLMRTFEIMLGVLEAEIFVFLKNNELT; from the exons ATGACTGACCACGATACACTGACACAGCCACAGGA gGGTGACTTTGTCAGCCTCTACTGCACGCTGGGACGAGGAATGGACCCCTTTGTCAAGGCAGAGCTCTTACAAGtggagcaaattaaaattttgaaagcgatcgaggggaaaatatttttcgaaacgCCGACCAGCAGTGCGAATATTCGGCCGACAACCGCAGAAAGG GTTCCCTGGGAGAGAAGCGTAAGATACTGGAGGCTTCTTAAGGACGAGGAGTCGGAAGAAAAAGTGTTAGCCAGACTGAACGTAAAAGTCAGCGgcggcaaaagaaaaatttttaaaccagaaAGACTGGCAGGCAGCCTGAGCAAGTGTCTGCGGCTGAGCGTGCAATCCCTGGAGTTTGTCGCGAGGGGCGCTCAAGTGAGCATCGACGTGCACGTTTCAGACGCTTTTGTGACTGTCGGAATGGCCTTAACTAGCGGGACACTGCAGTTTGGACTCAGGAGCACCACGGCCAGTGCGATGGCCATGTGTCTCACCCTCAGTCATGACAACCTCAG GTTCTTTGAACGACCACTGAGCACCGGAGAAGTTATTTTAGACCCGATGTGCGGAAAGGGAAGCATACCAAACGCAAAGTGCCTCTTAAGGACTGTGAAAATCGGAGTTGACAACGATCCAGCGCAGCTTGCAGTGGCCAAGGTTTCTAATAATACTTTACTTCTGCTCGCTGACGCGACTAAATTGCCTTTGAGGCGTGATTTGGTGGACCACATACTGTGCGATTTGCCCTTTGGCTTGAAATACAGCAAAGACGGCTTTAGAACCCTCATCCCCGACGTTATGAGTGAGATTGTGCGCGTTTTGAAGCCTGGTCGTCGAGCCATTTTGCTCTTTGCAAGAAGCgagagacaatttttaaaggaatgtGCCGAAAATTGCGGACTCAAGTTGATGAGGACGTTTGAGATAATGCTTGGTGTGTTGGAAGcagaaatatttgtatttttaaagaacaatGAACTGACCTGA